From the Solanum pennellii chromosome 4, SPENNV200 genome, one window contains:
- the LOC114076796 gene encoding uncharacterized protein LOC114076796 isoform X1 has protein sequence MIFYCGLSNFRLELIGIGIIGGLLSQEVVKVGKLLPELWIKNGDLKEACSVSGLERVQELKKIVITFEEKIYSAAKSQACTLNLFLFVRILKLAHEGGDNFQYLMRKPPIPFSSDVGLLMHLFSLKPPIPFLSDVGFFKMNDAICSPLY, from the exons atgattttctatTGTGGATTAAGCAATTTTCGTCTGGAATTGATAGGAATTGGAATAATTGGAGGGCTGTTGAGTCAAGAGGTGGTGAAGGTAGGAAAATTGCTGCCGGAGCTATGGATTAAG AATGGAGACCTTAAAGAGGCATGTTCTGTCTCTGGGCTAGAAAGAGTACAGGAGCTTAAGAAAATTGTCATAACTTTTGAAGAAAAGATATATTCTGCTGCTAAAAGTCAGGCATGTACTCTAAACTTGTTTCTATTTGTTCGAATTTTAAAGCTAGCTCATGAAGGCGGGGATAATTTCCAATACCTTATGAGGAAACCACCTATCCCTTTTTCATCTGATGTGGGACTCTTGATGCATTTGTTCTCCTTGAAACCACCCATCCCTTTTTTATCCGATGTGGGATTCTTCAAGATGAATGATGCAATTTGTTCTCCACTTTATTGA
- the LOC114076796 gene encoding uncharacterized protein LOC114076796 isoform X2 gives MIFYCGLSNFRLELIGIGIIGGLLSQEVVKVGKLLPELWIKNGDLKEACSVSGLERVQELKKIVITFEEKIYSAAKSQDYDPSNVYTSEIARQSRHKENV, from the exons atgattttctatTGTGGATTAAGCAATTTTCGTCTGGAATTGATAGGAATTGGAATAATTGGAGGGCTGTTGAGTCAAGAGGTGGTGAAGGTAGGAAAATTGCTGCCGGAGCTATGGATTAAG AATGGAGACCTTAAAGAGGCATGTTCTGTCTCTGGGCTAGAAAGAGTACAGGAGCTTAAGAAAATTGTCATAACTTTTGAAGAAAAGATATATTCTGCTGCTAAAAGTCAG GATTATGATCCTAGCAATGTATATACATCAGAGATCGCAAGGCAATCCAGGCATAAGGAGAATGTTTAA